Proteins encoded together in one Lathyrus oleraceus cultivar Zhongwan6 chromosome 5, CAAS_Psat_ZW6_1.0, whole genome shotgun sequence window:
- the LOC127078980 gene encoding DEAD-box ATP-dependent RNA helicase 31 produces MIFERDEQLRDHVEYTAGFASRLMGVKALVLDEADHLLDMGFRKDIEKIIAAIPKQRQTLMFSATIPDEVRQVCHIAMKRDFEYINTVQEGSEDTHSQVRQMHLVAPLDKHFPLLYVILKEHIADDVDYKVLVFCTTAMVTRLIADLLGELNLNVREIHSRKPQSYRTRVSDEFQKSKGLILVTSDVSARGVDYPDVTLVVQVGLPADREQYIHRLGRTGRRGKEGQGILLLAPWEEFFLATAKDLPIGKAPVPSVDPDTKKKVERALSNVEMKNKEAAYQAWLGYYNSNKKVGKDKYRLVELANEFSRCMGLDSPPAIPKLVLGKMGLKNIPGLRSK; encoded by the exons atgatttttgagaGGGATGAACA GCTTAGAGATCATGTTGAATATACCGCTGGTTTTGCATCCAGGCTTATGGGGGTGAAGGCCTTGGTGCTTGATGAAGCTGATCATTTACTAGACATGGGATTTCGCAAAGATATTGAGAAGATAATCGCTGCAATCCCTAAACAACGACAGACACTTATGTTTTCTGCAACAATTCCCGACGAG GTGCGCCAAGTCTGCCATATTGCTATGAAAAGGGATTTTGAATATATTAATACAGTTCAGGAGGGTAGTGAGGATACACATTCACAG GTCCGCCAAATGCATTTAGTTGCACCATTAGACAAGCATTTCCCTTTACTCTATGTTATTCTGAAGGAGCACATTGCAGATGATGTTGACTACAAG GTTCTTGTTTTCTGCACAACCGCTATGGTCACAAGACTTATTGCTGATCTCCTTGGGGAGTTGAACTTGAATGTGAGAGAAATCCATTCAAGAAAGCCTCAGAGTTATAGAACCAGAGTTTCTGATGAATTCCAGAAGTCAAAGGGTCTCATCTTGGTTACTTCGGATGTATCTGCACGTGGAGTTGATTATCCAGATGTTACTCTTGTTGTACAG GTTGGTCTACCGGCTGATAGAGAACAATATATACATCGACTAGGTAGAACGGGGCGAAGAGGAAAAGAAGGGCAGGGCATACTGCTACTAGCTCCTTGGGAAGAGTTCTTTTTAGCTACTGCAAAAGATTTACCTATTGGGAAAGCTCCGGTCCCTTCAGTTGATCCTGACACTAAGAAAAAG GTGGAAAGGGCTCTATCCAATGTGGAGATGAAAAATAAAGAAGCAGCATATCAGGCATGGCTTGGTTACTACAACTCTAACAAGAAAGTGGGGAAAGATAAGTATAGGTTAGTGGAGCTTGCAAATGAGTTCAGTCGATGCATGGGGCTTGATAGCCCTCCAGCTATTCCTAAGCTTGTCCTTGGCAAGATGGGTCTTAAAAATATCCCTGGTTTACGTTCCAAATAG